The following coding sequences are from one Geothrix sp. window:
- a CDS encoding methyl-accepting chemotaxis protein — translation MRQSILDRISVRAKLWLLAGSLMLAALTLGIAGFWVAYRLTVQSTELADTMLKLAQAGDLAREAQNDFKTQVQEWKNILVRGHDPAQMTKYRTAFDTSEKEVEADLGRLKVALKDLDIPTQPLDKTLQELHALGAKYREALGTWKDKDPLAYRAVDAQLKGIDRPMNEAIKALAETTFTEAKKIEAREKAEMAAVVRQGAILKGAILVISLAFGIVISRAIMGRILRSLKEATDGMERMVAGDFTRGVEVRSEDELGRMATDFNAMLTRFQELFSQLRNASTRVAEGSTELSATAGEVARATGEIAQFAEGQRIASERTAAAMTEFAASIQQVAGNAKTSHARTETMVKAAAEGARQGEATVMAMQAIRESTQQMVKAVQVIQDLARQTNLLALNAAIESAKAGVHGKGFAVVAEEVRKLAEHSAGAAKQIGDLIHKTEEAMQEGIRTVEATDATIRTIEENISAVVNAAREIGAATEEQERTSDEVARQVEESAQSTERSAAASTELAQTVEEVNRTAEHLARIAEDLSASLARFKTS, via the coding sequence GTGCGCCAGTCAATTCTCGATCGAATCTCCGTTCGCGCGAAGCTCTGGCTGCTGGCGGGAAGCCTCATGCTGGCTGCCCTGACGCTGGGCATCGCCGGGTTCTGGGTGGCCTACCGGCTCACGGTCCAGTCCACCGAACTGGCGGACACCATGCTGAAACTGGCCCAGGCCGGGGATCTGGCGCGAGAGGCACAGAACGATTTCAAGACCCAGGTCCAGGAATGGAAGAACATCCTCGTCCGGGGGCACGATCCGGCGCAGATGACCAAGTACCGGACGGCGTTCGACACGAGCGAGAAGGAAGTGGAAGCCGATCTGGGCAGGCTCAAGGTGGCGCTGAAAGATCTGGACATCCCGACTCAGCCGCTCGACAAGACCCTGCAGGAACTCCACGCGCTGGGGGCGAAGTACCGGGAGGCGCTCGGCACCTGGAAGGACAAGGACCCCCTGGCCTATCGGGCGGTGGATGCCCAGCTGAAGGGCATCGACCGGCCCATGAATGAAGCCATCAAGGCCCTGGCCGAGACCACCTTCACGGAAGCGAAGAAGATCGAGGCCAGGGAGAAGGCGGAGATGGCTGCCGTGGTGCGGCAGGGGGCGATCCTCAAGGGCGCCATCCTGGTGATCAGCCTGGCCTTCGGCATCGTCATCTCGAGGGCCATCATGGGGCGCATCCTGCGCTCCCTGAAAGAGGCGACCGATGGCATGGAGCGCATGGTGGCGGGGGACTTCACCAGGGGCGTCGAAGTCCGGTCAGAGGATGAGCTCGGACGCATGGCAACGGACTTCAATGCCATGCTGACGCGCTTCCAGGAGCTCTTCAGCCAGTTGCGGAACGCGAGCACCCGCGTGGCCGAGGGCTCGACGGAGCTGAGTGCCACGGCCGGCGAGGTGGCCCGAGCCACGGGGGAGATCGCCCAGTTCGCCGAGGGGCAGCGGATCGCCTCCGAGCGCACCGCCGCGGCCATGACCGAGTTCGCGGCCTCCATCCAGCAGGTCGCCGGGAACGCGAAGACAAGCCACGCCCGCACCGAGACCATGGTGAAAGCCGCGGCGGAAGGAGCCCGGCAGGGCGAGGCCACCGTGATGGCCATGCAGGCCATCCGGGAATCCACCCAGCAGATGGTGAAGGCCGTCCAGGTGATCCAGGACCTGGCACGGCAGACGAACCTGCTCGCCCTGAACGCGGCCATCGAGTCGGCCAAGGCGGGCGTGCACGGCAAGGGCTTCGCGGTGGTGGCCGAGGAGGTCCGCAAGCTGGCCGAACACAGCGCCGGTGCCGCCAAGCAGATCGGCGACCTCATCCACAAGACCGAGGAGGCCATGCAGGAAGGCATCCGGACCGTCGAGGCCACGGACGCCACCATCCGGACCATCGAGGAGAACATCTCCGCGGTGGTGAATGCCGCCCGGGAGATCGGAGCCGCCACCGAGGAGCAGGAGCGTACCTCGGATGAGGTGGCCCGGCAGGTCGAGGAATCCGCACAGTCCACCGAGCGCAGCGCCGCGGCTTCCACCGAGCTGGCCCAGACCGTGGAGGAGGTGAACCGCACCGCGGAGCACCTGGCCCGGATCGCCGAGGACTTGTCGGCTTCACTGGCAAGGTTCAAGACTTCCTGA
- a CDS encoding DUF2911 domain-containing protein, whose protein sequence is MRNLLLPALVVCSLAAQDKPAPVRLTPLRVSPASTLSQEIGISKIDLTFARPAVKGRKIWGEVVPFGQVWRAGANSATVITLSHAAKVAGKDVPAGSYGFFVIPSEKTWTLILNRKAKQWGAYEYKKEEDVMRWEVTPMAVPHQEYLEYRVLPTGLDGAVVELGWEKVRVSFPVAFDTRAIYWSHLEDKLKQAPETDWVPWYQAAKYCQDQAIEPQKALAWIEKSLKIGESFWNHETAARIYKEAKRMPEALAHLQKAIDLSKPGGAPKEYTDNLVKELATWK, encoded by the coding sequence ATGCGTAACCTGCTGCTCCCCGCCCTCGTCGTCTGCTCGCTGGCCGCCCAGGACAAGCCGGCGCCAGTGCGGTTGACGCCCCTGCGCGTGAGCCCCGCCAGCACGCTGTCGCAGGAGATCGGCATCAGCAAGATCGACCTCACCTTCGCCCGTCCAGCCGTGAAGGGCCGGAAGATCTGGGGCGAGGTGGTGCCCTTCGGCCAGGTCTGGCGGGCCGGTGCCAACAGCGCCACGGTGATCACCCTCAGCCACGCCGCCAAGGTCGCGGGCAAGGACGTGCCTGCCGGGAGCTACGGCTTCTTCGTGATCCCCAGTGAAAAGACCTGGACCCTGATCCTCAACAGGAAGGCCAAGCAGTGGGGCGCCTACGAATACAAGAAGGAAGAGGACGTGATGCGCTGGGAGGTCACGCCCATGGCGGTCCCCCACCAGGAGTACCTGGAATACCGCGTGCTGCCCACGGGCCTGGATGGTGCCGTGGTGGAACTGGGCTGGGAGAAGGTGCGCGTGAGCTTCCCCGTGGCCTTCGACACCAGGGCCATCTACTGGAGCCACCTCGAGGACAAGCTGAAGCAGGCCCCCGAGACCGACTGGGTGCCCTGGTACCAGGCCGCCAAGTACTGCCAGGACCAGGCCATCGAGCCCCAGAAGGCCCTGGCCTGGATCGAAAAGAGCCTGAAAATCGGCGAGAGCTTCTGGAACCATGAGACCGCCGCGCGAATCTACAAGGAAGCGAAGCGGATGCCCGAGGCGCTTGCCCACCTCCAGAAAGCCATCGACCTGTCGAAGCCCGGCGGAGCTCCGAAGGAATACACGGACAACCTGGTGAAGGAACTGGCCACCTGGAAGTAG
- a CDS encoding arginase family protein yields MSAETLMQGLRTGLTPFLGLPLCIDPRPATGVVLGVPCDAGVINRPGARLGPWAMRAASMGVGSHPMPERLREGRPELGPSAAGGWLDGGNIPTLPFSLSEALETVQATVGAWAMTGSRTLMLGGDHSLTLGALRALARQHGPLGLLHLDAHPDAADGAAWGTDIHHGTWLRQALEEGLLDPERVMQAGLRAPRFDDEELAFLQGVGVRMWTPADLRDPLMSLRLKEDLAAVGRGPAYLSLDLDALDPILVPAVAEPVPGGLSLAETLRLIHAARLWPEPWVGADLMELAPTLDGAEASARVAVHLALHLLA; encoded by the coding sequence ATGTCCGCTGAAACCCTCATGCAGGGCCTCCGTACGGGACTGACGCCCTTCCTCGGGCTGCCCCTGTGCATCGATCCCCGACCCGCCACGGGCGTGGTGCTGGGCGTGCCCTGCGATGCGGGCGTGATCAACCGGCCTGGCGCACGGCTCGGCCCCTGGGCCATGCGGGCCGCCTCCATGGGCGTCGGCTCCCATCCCATGCCCGAGCGGCTGCGGGAAGGCCGTCCCGAGCTCGGTCCCTCGGCTGCCGGGGGCTGGCTCGACGGAGGGAACATCCCCACCCTGCCCTTCTCGCTGAGTGAAGCGCTCGAAACGGTGCAGGCCACCGTGGGCGCCTGGGCCATGACCGGCAGCCGCACCCTGATGCTCGGCGGCGACCACTCGCTCACCCTCGGCGCCCTCCGCGCCCTGGCCCGCCAGCACGGGCCCCTGGGCCTCCTGCACCTGGACGCCCACCCCGACGCCGCCGATGGCGCGGCCTGGGGCACGGACATCCACCACGGCACCTGGCTGCGGCAGGCCCTCGAGGAGGGGCTGCTGGACCCTGAGCGCGTGATGCAGGCCGGCCTCCGGGCCCCCCGCTTCGACGATGAGGAGTTGGCCTTCCTGCAGGGCGTCGGCGTGCGCATGTGGACGCCGGCGGATCTGCGCGACCCCCTGATGTCGCTCCGCCTGAAGGAGGATCTCGCGGCCGTGGGCCGTGGGCCGGCCTACCTGAGCCTGGACCTGGACGCCCTCGATCCCATCCTCGTACCCGCCGTGGCTGAACCCGTGCCAGGCGGGCTGAGCCTGGCCGAAACCCTGCGCCTCATCCACGCGGCCCGGTTGTGGCCTGAACCGTGGGTCGGAGCCGACCTCATGGAGCTGGCCCCCACGCTCGACGGCGCCGAAGCCAGCGCCCGCGTCGCCGTCCACCTCGCCCTCCACCTGCTCGCCTGA
- a CDS encoding lysophospholipid acyltransferase family protein, with amino-acid sequence MSWTGVLWPTFAILPHLAAGAEPQSGMHRWARRMVPALGVDLEVIGNPRSDIQLWVSNHLSWVDPVILMSLRPMGTIAKGEVAGYPFIGRWAQKSGIHFVEREDATSRAAALASFAASLHGGRDMLLFPEGTTTRGDRLAGFYEGGLRAAFDLGLPAQPLRISSPAPHYPWTGSETLLPHLRTLFGTRTRVTVAAEETLYPADFCDPTSWIAAFRSALAPRSSDVR; translated from the coding sequence ATGAGCTGGACCGGGGTCCTCTGGCCCACCTTCGCCATCCTGCCGCATCTGGCGGCAGGCGCGGAGCCGCAGTCCGGCATGCACCGCTGGGCGCGGCGCATGGTGCCGGCCCTCGGTGTGGACCTGGAAGTCATCGGGAACCCCCGGTCCGACATCCAACTCTGGGTATCGAACCACCTGAGCTGGGTGGACCCCGTGATCCTCATGAGCCTCCGGCCCATGGGCACCATCGCCAAGGGCGAGGTCGCCGGCTACCCCTTCATCGGTCGCTGGGCGCAGAAATCCGGCATCCACTTCGTCGAGCGGGAGGACGCCACCAGCCGCGCCGCGGCCCTAGCCAGCTTCGCGGCCTCCCTCCATGGCGGCCGCGACATGCTGCTGTTCCCCGAAGGCACCACCACCCGCGGTGATCGCCTGGCCGGCTTCTATGAGGGCGGCCTGCGGGCGGCCTTCGACCTGGGCCTGCCCGCCCAGCCGCTGCGGATCTCCAGTCCCGCGCCGCACTACCCCTGGACCGGCAGCGAAACGCTCCTGCCCCACCTCCGGACCCTCTTCGGCACCCGCACCCGGGTCACCGTCGCGGCTGAGGAGACGCTCTACCCCGCCGATTTCTGTGATCCCACGTCCTGGATCGCCGCCTTCAGGTCCGCCCTCGCCCCCCGGAGTTCCGATGTCCGCTGA
- a CDS encoding GNAT family N-acetyltransferase: MTIETLTQHPEGARYTVRALGSADYVHLRRLEAEIWSGDGAGELCPHYLRLCTELYRDWCFLAFDGERPVGYVLNFVAGTTVYCATLAVHPEYQKGRVNYLLIRAMVSKLLNENVEECRFLVEPGNNDARSVHNALGARVVEEVQDFYGPGDTRLWSAITKDDLERVRARYTRLKLVS, encoded by the coding sequence ATGACGATCGAGACCCTCACCCAGCATCCAGAAGGTGCGCGCTACACCGTCCGCGCGTTGGGCAGCGCAGACTATGTCCACCTCCGCCGTCTGGAGGCCGAGATCTGGTCCGGCGACGGCGCTGGCGAGCTCTGCCCCCACTACCTGCGGCTCTGCACCGAGCTGTACCGCGACTGGTGCTTCCTCGCCTTCGACGGCGAGCGCCCGGTGGGCTACGTGCTGAACTTCGTGGCCGGCACCACGGTCTACTGCGCGACGTTGGCCGTGCACCCCGAATACCAGAAGGGCCGGGTCAACTACCTGCTCATCCGCGCCATGGTGTCCAAGCTCCTCAACGAGAACGTCGAAGAATGCCGCTTCCTGGTGGAGCCCGGTAACAACGACGCCCGCAGCGTCCACAACGCCCTCGGGGCCCGCGTGGTGGAAGAGGTCCAGGACTTCTACGGCCCTGGCGACACGCGCCTCTGGTCAGCCATCACCAAGGATGACCTCGAGCGCGTGCGGGCCCGGTACACCCGGCTGAAATTGGTTTCGTAA
- a CDS encoding inorganic phosphate transporter has translation MIEVFLIPSLAVLVLLSWGIDYINGFHDTANSIATVVSTGVLPAKYALVMSATLNFAGALAGTSVATTIAKGIADSNHVVPAVIAAALMAAITWDLLTWWFGIPSSTSHTLLGGLAGAVVAHAGFDALHMKKLKEIGAFIIISPAMGFVVGMLLILIILWIVRRRSGHRVNVVFRKAQLVSAAAMSFTHGQNDAQKAMGIICLALIAYKFHLPLDAKLKVIVPLWVKIGSASFMALGTASGGWKIIKTMGSKIVKLRPIHGFAAETAAAAVLFTTAHFGIPVSTTHSITGAIMGVGATMNASAVRWGVAGNIVVAWVLTIPISALLAAGFLKLVAPYF, from the coding sequence ATGATCGAAGTCTTCCTCATCCCATCCCTGGCGGTGCTGGTGCTGCTGTCCTGGGGCATCGACTACATCAACGGGTTCCACGACACTGCCAACTCCATCGCCACGGTCGTGAGCACGGGCGTGCTGCCCGCCAAGTACGCGCTGGTGATGTCCGCGACCTTGAACTTCGCTGGCGCCCTGGCCGGAACCTCCGTCGCCACCACCATCGCCAAGGGCATCGCCGACAGCAACCACGTGGTCCCGGCAGTCATCGCCGCCGCCCTGATGGCCGCCATCACCTGGGACCTCCTCACCTGGTGGTTCGGCATCCCCTCCAGTACCAGCCACACCCTGCTGGGCGGGCTCGCTGGCGCCGTGGTGGCCCACGCGGGCTTCGACGCCCTGCACATGAAGAAGCTCAAGGAGATCGGGGCCTTCATCATCATCTCCCCGGCCATGGGATTCGTGGTGGGCATGCTGCTCATCTTGATCATCCTGTGGATCGTGCGGCGCAGATCCGGCCACAGGGTCAACGTGGTGTTCCGGAAGGCGCAGCTGGTCAGCGCCGCGGCCATGTCATTCACCCACGGCCAGAACGATGCCCAGAAGGCCATGGGGATCATCTGCCTGGCCCTGATCGCCTACAAGTTCCACCTGCCCCTGGACGCGAAGCTGAAAGTGATCGTCCCGCTGTGGGTGAAGATCGGCAGCGCCAGCTTCATGGCGCTGGGTACCGCCTCCGGCGGCTGGAAGATCATCAAGACCATGGGTTCGAAGATCGTGAAGCTCAGGCCCATCCACGGATTTGCCGCCGAGACCGCCGCGGCGGCCGTCCTCTTCACCACCGCGCACTTCGGCATTCCCGTCAGCACGACCCACAGCATCACCGGCGCCATCATGGGCGTCGGCGCGACCATGAACGCCAGTGCCGTGCGCTGGGGCGTGGCCGGGAACATCGTGGTGGCCTGGGTCCTGACCATTCCCATCAGTGCCCTTCTGGCAGCCGGTTTCCTCAAGCTGGTGGCGCCCTACTTCTGA
- a CDS encoding DUF47 domain-containing protein has product MSLNALMRWLKPREMVFFDLLESAAANAYQASQLFDLEIRTGDPVRFAELRRQMKDLEHIGDDLTREIMDRLNQTFVTPIEREDIMALAHALDDVVDSLHAVCERLILYRITHIMPAVTEISSIIVEGSGEILHLIRSLRNMSNQKEIRDRIRRVHTLENKADSIYHAALAQVFEDPKDAIEIIKWKELLNRIEEATDRIELVAKVVGSTVMKNA; this is encoded by the coding sequence ATGTCCTTGAATGCCCTGATGCGCTGGCTCAAACCCCGGGAGATGGTCTTCTTCGACCTTCTGGAATCCGCCGCCGCCAACGCCTACCAGGCCTCGCAGCTGTTCGACCTGGAGATCCGCACCGGGGACCCCGTCCGCTTCGCCGAGCTGCGGCGGCAGATGAAGGACCTGGAGCACATTGGCGACGATCTCACCCGCGAGATCATGGACCGGCTGAACCAGACCTTCGTCACGCCCATCGAACGGGAGGACATCATGGCCCTGGCCCATGCCCTCGACGATGTGGTCGATTCCCTCCACGCGGTCTGTGAGCGTCTGATCCTCTACCGCATCACCCACATCATGCCGGCCGTCACGGAGATCAGCTCCATCATCGTCGAGGGTTCCGGCGAGATCCTGCACCTCATCCGCTCCCTGCGAAACATGTCCAACCAGAAGGAGATCCGGGATCGCATCCGGCGGGTCCACACCCTGGAGAACAAGGCCGACTCCATCTACCACGCGGCTCTGGCCCAGGTCTTCGAGGATCCCAAGGACGCCATCGAGATCATCAAGTGGAAGGAACTTCTCAACCGCATCGAGGAGGCGACGGACAGGATCGAGCTCGTAGCCAAGGTGGTGGGCTCCACGGTCATGAAGAACGCTTGA
- a CDS encoding sensor histidine kinase yields the protein MTFLGFGLGLSVQKGASFLWTVGFLITLALVLVLMARWQVGPLAEPLGQLLGGSRPQAIEDLPRAWFALERENDDLKEKAAREDRLLPGIMARLEEGVLLFGPSGNLEQFNPAAQRHLGLGAPLAKGMGVGEVFRDQAGQDAIQRAFRGASCEWRLARAGRTLRVRAIPFAPLGAVSGVLLTLDDVTSQEALETTRQKFISNVSHELKTPVTAIRIAAENLQEERLEGSARASAQSIMRSVDRLTLLLGDLSELSRIESGALHLAPVAFDLGGFLETLMRDLQPRGVACGVELALLVDAPEGTTILADPLRLHQVLENLLSNALKFSPAGGRVELVVRVTSQGQIWEVRDQGPGIPESEQGRIFERFYRAQAAKAKPGTGLGLAIVKHLCRLMGGEVAVESRPGEGATFRVILPPQAEPQEPAGPPSR from the coding sequence ATGACCTTCCTTGGCTTCGGACTGGGGCTGAGTGTCCAGAAGGGGGCCTCTTTCCTCTGGACAGTCGGCTTCCTCATCACCCTGGCTTTGGTCCTGGTCCTCATGGCGCGTTGGCAGGTCGGGCCTCTGGCTGAACCCCTGGGACAGCTTCTGGGTGGGAGCCGTCCCCAGGCCATCGAGGATCTCCCCCGGGCCTGGTTCGCGCTGGAACGGGAGAACGACGACCTCAAGGAGAAGGCGGCGCGGGAAGATCGGCTGCTGCCTGGCATCATGGCGCGCCTGGAGGAGGGCGTGCTGCTCTTCGGCCCTTCGGGGAACCTGGAGCAGTTCAATCCGGCGGCGCAGCGGCACCTGGGCCTGGGCGCCCCCCTGGCCAAGGGGATGGGCGTGGGTGAGGTGTTCCGGGACCAGGCGGGCCAGGACGCGATCCAGCGGGCCTTCCGGGGGGCGTCCTGCGAATGGCGCCTGGCGCGGGCGGGCCGGACCCTGCGAGTCCGTGCCATTCCCTTCGCACCCTTGGGGGCCGTGAGCGGCGTGCTGCTCACCCTGGATGACGTCACGAGCCAGGAGGCCCTGGAGACCACCCGCCAGAAATTCATCTCCAACGTGAGCCATGAGCTCAAGACGCCGGTGACCGCCATCCGGATCGCCGCGGAGAACCTCCAGGAGGAGCGCCTGGAGGGCTCTGCGCGGGCCAGCGCCCAGTCCATCATGCGCTCCGTGGATCGGCTCACCCTGTTGCTGGGGGATCTCTCGGAGCTGAGCCGGATCGAGAGCGGCGCCCTGCATCTGGCTCCGGTGGCCTTCGACCTCGGGGGTTTCCTGGAGACCCTGATGCGGGACCTTCAGCCCCGGGGGGTGGCTTGTGGCGTCGAGCTGGCCCTGCTGGTGGATGCCCCTGAGGGGACGACGATCCTCGCGGATCCGCTGCGGCTCCACCAGGTGCTGGAGAACCTGCTGTCCAACGCCCTGAAATTCAGTCCGGCGGGGGGACGGGTCGAGCTGGTCGTGCGGGTCACGAGCCAGGGACAGATCTGGGAAGTGCGGGACCAGGGGCCGGGCATCCCCGAGTCCGAGCAGGGGCGGATCTTCGAGCGCTTCTACCGGGCCCAGGCGGCGAAGGCCAAGCCGGGCACGGGGCTGGGGCTGGCCATCGTGAAGCACCTGTGCCGGCTGATGGGTGGGGAGGTCGCGGTGGAGAGCCGTCCTGGAGAAGGCGCCACCTTCCGGGTGATCCTGCCGCCCCAGGCCGAGCCTCAGGAACCGGCGGGTCCGCCCAGTCGGTAG
- a CDS encoding response regulator transcription factor: MPRILLLEDDTEIRLGLEQHLRREGFSLIPVGTGRDAMLALNASGPKLDAALLDLSLPDMDGLDVLRAIRTHATLRALPVLLVTARSEEIDRVLGLELGADDYISKPFSARELAARLRAILRRSTPFEGSERAPQLSFGPITVDLDMHAARVDGQLVELTRREFELLAYFLANPRRVLTREKILQQVWGLEYLGESRTIDAHVRRVRAKIGEAAAESIETVVGVGYRLGGPAGS; this comes from the coding sequence ATGCCGCGCATCCTCCTTCTCGAAGACGACACCGAAATCCGGCTGGGCCTGGAACAGCACCTCCGCCGGGAGGGCTTCAGCCTCATTCCCGTCGGCACGGGCCGCGATGCCATGCTGGCCCTCAACGCCAGCGGGCCCAAGCTCGACGCCGCGCTGCTGGACCTCAGCCTGCCCGACATGGATGGTCTGGATGTCCTCCGCGCCATCCGCACCCATGCGACCCTCCGGGCCCTCCCGGTGTTGCTCGTGACGGCCCGGAGCGAAGAGATCGACCGCGTGCTCGGCCTCGAACTCGGTGCCGACGACTACATCTCCAAACCCTTCTCGGCCCGGGAGCTGGCCGCGCGCCTCCGGGCGATCCTGCGGAGATCCACGCCTTTCGAAGGTTCCGAACGCGCCCCCCAGCTGTCCTTCGGTCCCATCACCGTGGACTTGGACATGCACGCCGCCAGGGTGGACGGGCAGCTGGTGGAACTGACCCGGCGGGAGTTCGAGCTGCTGGCCTATTTCCTGGCCAATCCGCGCCGGGTCCTGACTCGGGAGAAGATCCTCCAGCAGGTGTGGGGCCTCGAGTACCTGGGCGAGAGCCGCACCATCGATGCCCACGTCCGGCGGGTCCGGGCCAAGATCGGCGAGGCGGCCGCAGAATCCATCGAGACCGTGGTGGGCGTCGGCTACCGACTGGGCGGACCCGCCGGTTCCTGA
- the phoU gene encoding phosphate signaling complex protein PhoU: protein MRQFDQELRDLRDGILAMAGLAEEMIDLTIQALTERSKAKADHVMTMDRGLDEWELKLDRLCVDLLALRAPAAGDLRLIASSLKIVPELERIGDHCCNIARRATYVHPPILSSGSLERLGQETRGMVRMAVDAFIGSDAGLARTVIQADDSVDDLYGSIYRELLRLMMSDPLCIERASHLILVIKNWERIADQATNIAEEVLFILEGRSAKHPYLQGDAAE from the coding sequence ATGCGTCAATTCGACCAGGAACTGAGGGATCTCCGGGACGGCATCCTGGCCATGGCGGGCCTGGCCGAGGAGATGATCGACCTGACCATCCAGGCCCTCACCGAACGCTCCAAAGCCAAAGCCGATCATGTGATGACCATGGACCGCGGCTTGGACGAGTGGGAGCTGAAGCTGGACCGCCTCTGCGTGGACCTGCTCGCCCTGCGGGCCCCCGCGGCGGGCGACCTTCGGCTCATCGCCTCCAGCCTCAAGATCGTCCCGGAGCTGGAGCGCATTGGCGATCACTGCTGCAACATCGCGCGCCGGGCGACGTATGTCCATCCGCCGATCCTCTCCAGCGGCTCGCTTGAGCGCCTGGGCCAGGAGACCCGGGGCATGGTCCGGATGGCCGTGGACGCCTTCATCGGCAGCGATGCGGGTCTGGCCCGGACCGTGATCCAGGCGGACGACTCCGTGGATGACCTCTATGGCTCGATCTACCGGGAACTGCTGCGCCTGATGATGTCCGACCCCCTCTGCATCGAGCGGGCCAGCCACCTCATCCTGGTCATCAAGAACTGGGAGCGCATCGCCGACCAGGCCACCAACATTGCTGAGGAAGTGCTGTTCATCCTGGAGGGACGGAGCGCCAAGCACCCCTACCTCCAGGGCGATGCGGCAGAATAG
- the pstB gene encoding phosphate ABC transporter ATP-binding protein PstB, with product MVQVDRLNLYYGSKQALFDVDLKVARNSVMSFIGPSGCGKSTLLRCLNRMNDLIDDVRIEGRVLMGDTDIYAPETDVIALRKRAGMVFQKSNPFPKSIFENVAYGLRIQGEGNRAVLDEAVERSLKGAGLWEEVKDRLKDSAQGLSGGQQQRLCIARALAVRPEVILMDEPCSALDPIATARVEELILELKREFTIVIVTHNMQQAARVSDHTAFFWMGKLIETGLTEKMFTNPGHRMTEDYITGRFG from the coding sequence ATGGTGCAGGTGGACCGGCTCAACCTGTACTACGGCAGCAAGCAGGCCCTGTTCGACGTCGACCTGAAGGTGGCCCGCAACTCCGTCATGTCCTTCATCGGCCCTTCGGGCTGTGGCAAGAGCACGCTGCTGCGCTGCCTGAACCGCATGAACGACCTCATCGACGACGTCCGGATCGAGGGACGGGTGCTCATGGGGGATACGGATATCTACGCCCCGGAAACCGATGTCATCGCGCTCCGGAAACGGGCAGGCATGGTGTTCCAGAAGTCCAATCCCTTCCCGAAATCCATCTTCGAGAACGTGGCCTACGGCCTGCGGATCCAGGGCGAGGGGAACCGCGCGGTCCTCGATGAGGCCGTGGAGCGCAGCCTGAAGGGCGCCGGGTTGTGGGAGGAGGTCAAGGACCGCCTGAAGGACTCGGCCCAGGGGCTCTCCGGCGGCCAACAGCAGCGCCTCTGCATCGCCCGGGCCCTGGCCGTCCGCCCTGAGGTGATCCTCATGGACGAGCCCTGCTCCGCGCTCGATCCCATCGCCACCGCCCGGGTCGAGGAACTGATCCTCGAGCTGAAGCGGGAGTTCACCATCGTCATCGTCACCCACAACATGCAGCAGGCCGCTCGGGTCAGCGATCACACGGCCTTCTTCTGGATGGGTAAGCTGATCGAGACGGGGCTCACCGAGAAGATGTTCACCAATCCCGGACACCGCATGACCGAGGACTACATCACAGGGAGGTTCGGCTGA